A genomic window from Periweissella cryptocerci includes:
- a CDS encoding SAM-dependent methyltransferase, protein MNPKQLKKLKKQVKQSVVKPYIEQLQYFADLYSDYPQIKLLINNALQADRLISQKMAPQPLPPLLLPDDIQNTIFTKLAAIYPAGDAQGDLEWDKLSSGLPKLDKLLRDFRDYLSTTYGMWAYTNSSFLGDLSTYTAGGSVLELMAGNGYISAGLRARNPKQVVYATDDTSWKQENATGAQPVTHIEALDALAALEKYGATVTYIIMSWSPDGVTIDVDVLNTIRNQYPAATFIVIGEKNGATDSKEFWQTASLEEIPELNAHYHTFDLIDERVYLVK, encoded by the coding sequence ATGAATCCAAAACAACTCAAGAAATTAAAAAAACAAGTTAAACAAAGCGTGGTGAAACCCTACATTGAACAACTCCAATATTTTGCGGATTTGTATAGCGACTACCCACAAATTAAATTACTGATTAACAATGCGCTCCAAGCAGATCGTTTAATCAGTCAGAAAATGGCGCCACAACCATTACCACCTTTACTATTACCAGATGATATTCAAAATACCATCTTCACCAAGCTGGCCGCAATTTATCCTGCTGGGGATGCTCAAGGTGATCTTGAATGGGATAAGCTCTCAAGTGGTTTACCAAAGCTCGATAAATTATTACGGGACTTCCGTGATTACTTATCCACAACTTATGGCATGTGGGCGTACACCAATTCAAGCTTCTTAGGCGATTTAAGCACTTATACCGCTGGTGGCAGCGTCTTGGAACTAATGGCAGGTAACGGTTATATCTCGGCTGGACTACGCGCGCGCAATCCCAAACAAGTTGTCTATGCGACCGATGATACTAGCTGGAAGCAAGAAAACGCGACTGGTGCACAGCCTGTCACGCACATCGAAGCGTTAGATGCCCTTGCAGCCCTTGAAAAATACGGGGCAACGGTCACTTACATCATTATGTCATGGTCACCAGATGGCGTGACCATCGATGTGGATGTACTAAACACCATTCGTAATCAGTATCCCGCGGCTACTTTCATCGTTATTGGCGAAAAAAACGGGGCAACCGATTCAAAGGAATTCTGGCAAACCGCTTCGCTCGAGGAAATCCCCGAACTCAATGCCCATTACCACACCTTTGATTTGATTGATGAACGCGTCTATTTAGTGAAATAG
- a CDS encoding helix-turn-helix domain-containing protein, which yields MFPERLRALRRGRHITLEVLAEALNEQLTSDEKPNTSSQIGNWERGIRTPSYIEVRKLAEYFNVSLDYLVGKIDHEEIDIAMLFLSGSRLTFNHEPLDNQDRYEIFQLIDGYVHGKAGRDAIIPIDHQEELDLFS from the coding sequence ATGTTCCCAGAACGACTACGCGCCTTGCGCCGTGGACGGCATATTACTTTAGAAGTCCTTGCCGAGGCTTTAAATGAACAGCTTACTTCAGACGAAAAGCCTAATACCTCATCGCAGATTGGTAACTGGGAACGTGGTATCCGAACTCCTTCCTATATTGAAGTCCGTAAGTTAGCTGAATACTTTAACGTTTCACTAGACTATCTAGTTGGTAAAATCGATCACGAGGAAATTGATATTGCGATGCTCTTCTTATCAGGTAGTCGGTTAACTTTTAACCACGAACCACTTGATAATCAAGATCGCTATGAAATTTTCCAACTAATCGATGGCTATGTCCACGGAAAAGCTGGCCGCGATGCCATTATTCCAATCGATCACCAAGAAGAACTCGATTTGTTCTCATAA
- a CDS encoding M3 family oligoendopeptidase has protein sequence MTYSQNWDLDSIFPGGVDSPQLADKMSLIALQIQDFSTTIQNFDVTADAPAFATFVALTNEAQTIEAGLLQVSVFVSALISDDFSNTNLTAKNAEVDNLKAQYADPSAKFKKLLANIDATNWAAIIAIPALKEIVFNLNEMRQEAGELLDDATENLITQLELDGYSAWSSHYDTIAAGLSMPFTDENGVTTTISAGQALNHLEGYPDAKVRENLLAGYEKMWGDAEGLVGDTLNHLAGFRLTNYKAHGTKDYLKLPLHLNRMSQATLDAMWDTVSKNKEMLKKYFVRKAQLMGKEALGFQDIYAPIHAGDFEAKDLSYDDAAEFIMANFAKFSPKMAALAKRAFENNWIESENRPGKQPGGYMEAVPELGESRIFLTFTGSPNDASTIAHELGHSFHTSVLTDLPFWRGGYAMNVAETASTFAELVVNDAKLQAATSDAERVTLLDAKLNNPVAMMMNIHARYLFENKFYKLRQQKLVTPAELNQLMTEAQEEAFDGALDKLHPHFWASKLHFYIDDVPFYNFPYTFGFLFSLGIYAQAQKTENFEDQYIALLRDTANMSTEDLAQKHLGVDLTKPDFWQAGADLVAKDVQDFLDVTEQFVK, from the coding sequence ATGACCTACTCACAAAACTGGGATCTTGACAGCATTTTCCCTGGCGGTGTTGATTCACCCCAACTTGCAGATAAAATGAGCTTAATTGCGCTGCAAATTCAAGATTTTAGCACAACCATTCAAAATTTTGATGTCACAGCTGACGCACCAGCATTTGCCACCTTCGTTGCGTTAACTAACGAAGCCCAAACTATCGAAGCCGGCTTATTACAAGTATCAGTCTTCGTGAGTGCGTTGATTTCTGATGATTTCTCAAACACAAATTTAACCGCTAAAAATGCCGAAGTCGATAACTTAAAAGCGCAATACGCTGATCCTTCAGCAAAATTCAAAAAGCTGCTAGCCAACATCGACGCCACCAATTGGGCGGCCATTATTGCGATTCCAGCGTTAAAGGAAATTGTTTTCAACTTGAACGAAATGCGCCAAGAAGCCGGTGAACTCCTCGATGACGCCACTGAAAACTTGATTACGCAACTCGAACTTGATGGTTACTCAGCTTGGAGTTCCCACTATGACACAATTGCTGCTGGCTTAAGTATGCCTTTCACTGATGAAAATGGGGTTACGACAACCATTTCAGCTGGGCAAGCGTTAAACCACTTAGAAGGTTATCCCGATGCCAAAGTTCGTGAAAACTTACTCGCCGGTTACGAAAAAATGTGGGGCGATGCGGAAGGCTTAGTGGGCGATACATTGAACCACCTTGCTGGCTTCCGTTTGACTAACTACAAAGCTCACGGCACTAAAGACTACTTGAAATTACCATTACACTTAAACCGGATGAGCCAAGCAACGTTGGACGCGATGTGGGATACTGTTTCTAAGAACAAAGAAATGTTGAAAAAATATTTCGTACGGAAAGCCCAACTCATGGGTAAAGAAGCGCTCGGATTCCAAGATATTTACGCGCCCATCCATGCTGGTGACTTTGAAGCTAAGGACTTGAGCTACGACGATGCCGCTGAATTCATCATGGCTAATTTCGCCAAATTCTCACCTAAAATGGCCGCTTTAGCTAAGCGGGCCTTTGAAAACAACTGGATTGAATCAGAAAACCGCCCCGGAAAACAACCCGGTGGTTATATGGAAGCGGTCCCTGAACTTGGCGAATCACGGATTTTCTTAACGTTCACTGGTTCGCCAAATGATGCCTCAACGATTGCCCATGAACTTGGTCACTCATTCCACACTTCAGTCTTAACTGACTTACCATTTTGGCGTGGTGGCTATGCGATGAACGTCGCCGAAACTGCATCAACATTTGCCGAACTCGTGGTAAATGATGCTAAACTGCAAGCCGCAACTTCAGATGCTGAACGCGTTACTTTGTTAGACGCCAAGCTAAACAACCCCGTCGCAATGATGATGAATATTCATGCGCGTTACTTGTTTGAAAATAAATTCTACAAATTACGCCAACAAAAGCTGGTCACCCCAGCTGAATTAAATCAATTAATGACCGAAGCCCAAGAAGAAGCCTTTGATGGCGCGCTCGACAAATTGCACCCACACTTCTGGGCAAGTAAATTGCACTTCTACATTGATGATGTACCTTTCTATAACTTCCCTTACACATTCGGGTTCTTATTTAGTTTAGGAATTTATGCTCAGGCACAAAAGACCGAAAACTTTGAAGATCAATACATCGCCTTGCTTCGAGATACTGCCAACATGTCAACCGAAGACCTTGCCCAAAAGCACCTCGGCGTTGACTTAACCAAGCCAGATTTCTGGCAAGCTGGTGCTGACTTAGTCGCTAAGGACGTCCAAGACTTCTTAGATGTCACTGAGCAATTTGTAAAATAA
- a CDS encoding alpha/beta hydrolase: MRTGKKVCIWIASIVGVLVVILFAAGMYFFHVAEVRAPKSFINSTPMAKSNPAYAYRESFSKLKKQTWYQTTPGGLKLDAWYVPAAKTTNKTAVIAHGFDGNKEKMAEYGEMFHRLGYNVLIPDDRAAGASQGNLIGYGWTDRKDYVRWINQVIQKNGDSNIIMFGVSMGGATTMMTSGEKLPSNVKAFIEDCGYDNVYNETAYQAGELYNLPGFPLVNIVSAISKVRAGYSYFEASSVKQLHKNKRPMFFIHGAKDDFVPTKMVYKNYAATKGPKELWIVKGAKHAKSFETNPAVYQAKVATFLAKYDK; the protein is encoded by the coding sequence ATGCGCACTGGTAAAAAGGTTTGTATTTGGATAGCAAGTATTGTTGGTGTTTTGGTCGTTATTTTATTTGCGGCGGGGATGTATTTCTTCCATGTGGCTGAAGTCCGGGCACCAAAGTCATTTATTAATAGTACGCCAATGGCTAAGTCTAACCCTGCCTATGCGTATCGGGAATCATTTTCAAAACTTAAGAAGCAAACTTGGTACCAAACGACACCAGGTGGTTTGAAGTTGGATGCTTGGTATGTGCCAGCTGCTAAGACGACGAATAAAACGGCCGTGATTGCTCATGGATTTGACGGAAATAAGGAAAAGATGGCCGAATACGGGGAAATGTTCCACCGTCTCGGTTACAACGTCTTAATCCCAGATGATCGGGCTGCCGGTGCTTCGCAAGGTAACTTGATTGGCTATGGCTGGACTGACCGTAAAGATTACGTTCGCTGGATTAACCAAGTTATCCAAAAGAATGGAGATTCGAATATTATTATGTTTGGGGTCTCAATGGGTGGGGCAACCACGATGATGACGTCTGGTGAAAAGCTGCCAAGTAACGTGAAAGCGTTCATTGAAGATTGTGGTTACGACAACGTCTACAACGAAACGGCGTACCAAGCTGGGGAATTATACAACTTACCTGGGTTCCCATTGGTAAACATTGTATCCGCAATTTCAAAGGTGCGCGCTGGGTACAGTTACTTTGAAGCTAGTTCCGTTAAGCAATTACACAAAAATAAGCGCCCAATGTTCTTTATTCATGGGGCAAAAGATGATTTTGTGCCAACTAAGATGGTTTACAAAAACTACGCTGCCACTAAGGGACCTAAGGAATTATGGATTGTGAAGGGTGCAAAACACGCGAAGTCATTTGAAACTAATCCCGCGGTTTACCAAGCCAAAGTAGCTACCTTCTTGGCAAAGTACGATAAATAA
- a CDS encoding MFS transporter, whose translation MAQTEKNVPKVKVPRQVILAIVATGIMSFAGIMSGTSMNVTFPTIMEEFQINIATVQWVTTAYLLAVSLIMTTSAYFKAILAPRKIFIMGFIAFLLGVCTSALAPTFAILLVGRIIAGVGTGLLMPLMFNIILTGVPLSRIGTFMGIGSMILQMAPAFGPTVSGTMTYYANWRYIFWVLIPVALIAFVIGLRNIATTQPKIAKPVQFDFLRFGLLGGTYFALLYGLASIGEYGGIGIQFIVPLLIAIGLMTIFIKRSQVATKMFLNVQVFKHKAFIYSLLIYMVIQFSNLGLNFMLPNFGIIALGMSVLFAGLMLLPGSLIGALVAPAFGRMLDTLGARKPLYLGNGIFTVTFALFVLLGNYMSAGVITILYLMFTLGRSMIFGNSMANGLRQLPAEIRPDGNAIFNTAQQIAGALGTTVMSLFMTTGSGAPDTVAYFGSVKAWMFLMCLGLVNFVFLSKIFKYSNK comes from the coding sequence TTGGCGCAGACAGAAAAAAATGTTCCGAAAGTTAAAGTCCCACGGCAAGTTATCTTAGCCATCGTCGCAACCGGCATCATGTCGTTTGCGGGAATTATGAGTGGCACATCAATGAATGTGACTTTTCCGACAATTATGGAAGAGTTTCAGATCAATATTGCCACGGTGCAATGGGTGACGACCGCTTATTTATTAGCCGTGTCACTAATTATGACGACTTCGGCATATTTCAAAGCCATTTTAGCGCCGCGAAAAATATTCATTATGGGATTTATTGCTTTTCTGCTGGGGGTTTGCACCTCAGCATTGGCGCCAACGTTTGCTATTTTATTGGTTGGACGGATTATTGCAGGTGTCGGAACTGGGTTATTAATGCCGTTGATGTTCAATATTATTTTGACGGGTGTGCCACTAAGCCGGATTGGAACATTTATGGGGATTGGCTCAATGATTCTGCAGATGGCACCGGCATTTGGTCCGACCGTTAGTGGAACCATGACATATTATGCTAATTGGCGCTATATCTTCTGGGTATTAATTCCAGTTGCTTTGATTGCTTTTGTCATTGGCTTACGCAACATTGCGACTACGCAGCCTAAAATTGCTAAGCCAGTCCAGTTCGATTTCTTACGTTTTGGGCTACTAGGTGGAACGTACTTCGCTTTGTTGTATGGTCTCGCTTCAATTGGTGAATATGGTGGGATTGGGATCCAATTTATTGTGCCACTCCTGATTGCAATTGGTTTAATGACGATATTTATTAAGCGCTCGCAAGTGGCAACGAAGATGTTTTTGAATGTACAAGTATTTAAGCATAAGGCTTTTATTTACAGCCTTTTGATTTATATGGTCATTCAGTTTTCTAATCTGGGCCTAAATTTCATGCTACCAAACTTTGGTATTATCGCTTTAGGGATGTCAGTATTATTTGCAGGCTTAATGTTATTGCCGGGGAGTTTGATTGGTGCCTTGGTTGCGCCAGCTTTTGGACGGATGTTAGATACACTTGGTGCACGTAAGCCACTCTATCTAGGTAATGGGATTTTTACAGTGACCTTCGCCTTGTTTGTGTTATTGGGTAATTATATGTCTGCTGGGGTAATTACAATCTTGTATCTCATGTTTACGTTGGGACGTAGTATGATATTTGGTAATTCAATGGCCAATGGCTTGCGCCAATTACCAGCAGAAATCCGACCAGACGGCAATGCAATTTTTAATACCGCACAGCAAATTGCCGGTGCACTGGGTACAACGGTAATGTCATTATTCATGACGACAGGGAGTGGCGCACCAGATACGGTGGCGTATTTTGGGAGCGTCAAAGCCTGGATGTTCTTAATGTGTCTTGGCTTAGTGAATTTTGTCTTCTTGAGTAAGATTTTTAAATATTCAAATAAGTGA
- a CDS encoding MFS transporter has product MASNQFNDEKVPTRVILAIAGAGVLSFTGILSETSLNVTFPHLMHEFGVNIAMVQWVTTAYLLAVSLVMTTSAFFKATLSSRRIFLMGFISFIAGVFISALAPTFPILILGRLASGVGTGFLMPLMFNIILTSVPIRRIGTYMGIGAMISSMAPAFGPTFGGTMAYYSNWRYIFWILVPIALIAFAIGIKNISNTKPASTKPLQFDFTRFGLLGATYFLILYGLASVGAEGKVGVQFFVPLGIALVLIAIFIRLSQTATRMFLNIRIFKNKAFVYSVIIYMIVQFSNLGMNFMLPNFGQIVLGATSLFAGLMLFPGSVVGAVANPLFGRMLDKMGPKKPLYLGNTIFTVLLIAFALAGTHLSILSVMVFYLLFTIGRSMTYGNVMANGLREIPAELRPDGNAIFNTFQQIAGALGTTVMSLFMTMGPGSERVNAQDGSIRAWIFLALLGLLNFWLLSQVFKHGNNEIPATAE; this is encoded by the coding sequence TTGGCAAGTAACCAATTTAACGATGAAAAAGTTCCAACCCGCGTAATCCTGGCAATCGCTGGTGCCGGCGTGTTATCGTTCACGGGGATTCTTAGTGAAACATCATTGAACGTGACATTTCCTCACTTGATGCACGAATTTGGGGTCAACATTGCGATGGTGCAATGGGTAACGACGGCCTATCTGTTGGCAGTGTCCTTAGTGATGACAACTTCGGCTTTCTTCAAAGCAACGCTCTCATCACGCCGGATCTTCTTGATGGGCTTTATTTCCTTTATTGCTGGTGTGTTTATTTCAGCTTTAGCACCGACATTTCCGATTTTGATTCTGGGACGGTTGGCGTCCGGTGTTGGGACGGGGTTCTTGATGCCGTTAATGTTTAATATCATCTTAACGAGTGTGCCTATCCGCCGAATTGGGACTTACATGGGAATCGGTGCGATGATTTCGTCAATGGCTCCAGCATTTGGCCCGACTTTTGGTGGGACGATGGCGTACTACTCTAACTGGCGTTATATTTTCTGGATTTTGGTGCCAATTGCGTTAATTGCGTTTGCGATTGGGATTAAAAACATTTCAAATACGAAACCAGCTAGTACCAAGCCATTGCAGTTCGACTTTACCCGGTTTGGCCTGCTTGGGGCGACTTATTTCTTGATTTTATACGGTCTGGCATCAGTTGGCGCCGAAGGTAAAGTTGGTGTGCAATTTTTTGTCCCATTAGGAATTGCGTTAGTGTTAATTGCAATTTTTATTCGCTTATCGCAAACGGCAACGCGGATGTTCTTGAATATTCGGATTTTCAAAAATAAAGCGTTTGTGTACAGTGTCATTATTTATATGATTGTGCAATTTTCTAACTTGGGAATGAACTTCATGCTACCAAACTTTGGGCAAATCGTGCTTGGTGCGACGTCGTTGTTTGCGGGGCTAATGTTGTTTCCCGGTAGTGTGGTCGGTGCAGTGGCAAACCCATTGTTTGGCCGCATGCTAGATAAGATGGGACCCAAAAAACCGTTGTATCTTGGTAATACGATTTTCACAGTGTTACTGATTGCTTTTGCGTTAGCGGGTACACACTTATCGATTCTGTCAGTGATGGTCTTCTACCTACTCTTCACGATTGGCCGTAGTATGACTTACGGTAATGTGATGGCCAATGGGTTGCGTGAGATTCCTGCTGAATTACGACCTGATGGAAATGCTATTTTTAATACTTTCCAACAAATCGCCGGTGCGTTAGGAACTACGGTGATGTCATTATTTATGACAATGGGACCGGGCAGTGAACGAGTTAATGCGCAAGATGGTAGTATCCGGGCATGGATATTCTTAGCGTTGCTAGGGCTATTGAATTTCTGGTTATTAAGCCAAGTCTTCAAGCATGGTAACAATGAAATTCCAGCAACCGCCGAGTAA
- a CDS encoding MFS transporter produces MPSRIKTALVIAASLFMEVLDGTIITTALPTLSRDFHVASSTTSLLVSTYMLAVAIFIPLSGWLATIWQRKRLFITAVGIFAISSLLSALSPSFGFLLTMRIFQGIAGAMMVPVGRLIVLEQTEPRDLLKMISFLVWPALMAPVIAPLLGGLIVTYTTWHWIFLINVPIGIAIILIGRKTIVDDQSPKPAPFDALGFILVGLAAAGVLIASELITNAAVSKTLVIVLFIVAIAIGMFAFRHLGRVKHPLFSLEALKIPTFRVFQTGGSIFWMTIGALPYMLTLMLQTSFHWSAARAGTYVLFIFVGNIGIKPFTTPIIQKFSYRGAIVIALGLAFLATIGLAFVTPNTPAFWIMFAALVSGVGRSLALTAYNGLSFADLSREQKNSANTLSSVAQNLSQALGIGFAAAGLAGFGNLFNTASAFKWTFLILAVISLYPLFEILTLPKDAGAQATGK; encoded by the coding sequence ATGCCCTCTCGAATCAAAACTGCCCTCGTGATTGCTGCGAGCCTTTTCATGGAAGTTCTTGATGGAACTATTATTACGACTGCCTTACCAACTCTTAGTCGTGACTTTCACGTTGCAAGTAGTACCACCAGTTTATTAGTTAGTACCTATATGCTCGCCGTCGCCATCTTCATTCCTTTGAGTGGGTGGCTTGCGACTATCTGGCAACGAAAACGCCTCTTTATTACGGCCGTTGGTATCTTTGCGATTAGCTCCCTATTAAGCGCCTTAAGCCCAAGTTTTGGTTTCTTACTAACAATGCGGATCTTTCAAGGTATCGCGGGTGCCATGATGGTTCCCGTTGGGCGTTTAATCGTGCTCGAACAAACCGAACCCCGCGACCTCTTGAAGATGATTTCGTTTTTAGTATGGCCGGCACTCATGGCACCAGTTATCGCCCCATTACTTGGTGGCCTCATCGTAACTTATACAACTTGGCATTGGATATTCTTAATCAACGTGCCCATCGGTATCGCAATTATTTTGATTGGTCGTAAAACAATTGTCGATGACCAATCACCAAAGCCGGCACCTTTTGATGCCTTGGGATTTATTCTAGTCGGGCTCGCGGCGGCTGGTGTTTTGATAGCTTCGGAATTGATTACAAATGCTGCTGTATCCAAAACCCTAGTTATCGTTCTCTTCATCGTGGCAATCGCAATTGGAATGTTTGCCTTCCGCCATTTAGGACGTGTTAAGCATCCCTTATTCTCACTAGAAGCGCTCAAAATTCCAACTTTTCGGGTCTTTCAAACCGGTGGTTCAATCTTTTGGATGACAATTGGGGCCTTGCCATATATGTTGACGTTAATGCTCCAGACTTCATTCCACTGGTCAGCTGCCCGCGCTGGAACCTACGTCCTGTTCATCTTCGTTGGTAACATTGGTATCAAGCCCTTTACTACCCCAATTATTCAAAAGTTCTCATATCGTGGCGCAATCGTTATTGCGTTAGGCTTGGCCTTTCTCGCCACGATTGGCTTAGCCTTTGTCACCCCAAACACTCCCGCATTCTGGATTATGTTTGCGGCCCTTGTGTCTGGGGTTGGCCGTTCATTAGCATTGACCGCCTATAATGGCTTAAGTTTTGCCGATCTATCGCGGGAGCAAAAAAACTCTGCGAATACTCTTTCATCGGTAGCTCAGAATTTGTCACAGGCGCTCGGAATTGGTTTTGCGGCAGCCGGACTAGCTGGTTTTGGCAATTTGTTTAATACCGCCAGTGCTTTCAAATGGACGTTTTTAATCCTCGCTGTAATTTCGTTATACCCATTATTTGAAATACTAACCTTACCAAAAGATGCCGGCGCACAAGCAACCGGTAAATAA
- a CDS encoding lactoylglutathione lyase, with product MKPKTISTHTIPVKNAAREFRFFHEVFDIPVVEHENFEHLILQQERLVLDENAEPTELTLTVKDHQAELANHLASYYVTQVGEPVEEGQKVVFTIKDFEDNTIKIIANK from the coding sequence ATGAAACCAAAAACTATTAGTACCCACACAATTCCAGTTAAGAATGCTGCGCGTGAATTTCGGTTCTTTCACGAAGTATTTGACATTCCCGTTGTTGAACACGAAAATTTTGAACATCTCATCTTGCAACAAGAACGTTTAGTTTTAGATGAAAATGCTGAACCAACTGAACTCACTTTAACCGTTAAAGATCATCAAGCTGAACTTGCTAACCACTTAGCAAGTTATTACGTGACCCAAGTTGGCGAACCCGTTGAAGAAGGCCAAAAAGTCGTCTTTACGATTAAAGATTTTGAAGATAACACAATCAAAATCATTGCTAATAAGTAA
- a CDS encoding ABC-F family ATP-binding cassette domain-containing protein — MALLEVSDLSMSYAEKKLYEDAEFQLNKGEHMGIVGQNGAGKSTLIRILTGQTLPLNGKIKWQNNIRVGYLDQYADIPAGMTLIDFLHTAFAELFAKEKEMTELYTEYANTLEDKYLDRAGRLQEQLDARDFYNIETEIERVISGLGLNSIGRDHIISEMSGGQRSKIILAKLLLENDDVIILDEPTNYLDTSHIEWLIDYLQNFEGAAIVISHDYDFLEQVTNSIADVGLGKITKYRGSFQQAMRQKEERKVSQQRAFEQQQVVIEKAQKFISKNKAGSKSNQAKSREKMLDKLERVTPPDDNMRASFDFPYLDTGSQNALAVNEISVGYVTPLLSPVTFTMTHGEKVVFKGFNGVGKSTLIKSILGVIPALSGDAEFSPSAHVNYFDQDLEWDDDSMTPLEVMRDAFPLLEPKTIRTRLGAAGINAANAMKEMRLLSGGEQTKVKIALMELTPANFLILDEPTNHLDDETKDGLKKALKKFPGNLILVSHEESFYKDWITKELNVESLSLKGK, encoded by the coding sequence ATGGCATTATTAGAAGTCAGCGACTTATCAATGAGTTATGCTGAAAAGAAATTGTATGAAGATGCTGAATTTCAGCTGAACAAAGGTGAACACATGGGGATTGTCGGCCAAAATGGGGCTGGTAAATCAACGTTAATCCGCATTTTAACTGGGCAAACGTTACCTTTGAATGGGAAAATTAAATGGCAAAATAACATCCGCGTCGGGTATTTGGATCAATACGCTGATATTCCAGCGGGGATGACTTTGATTGATTTCTTACACACGGCGTTTGCAGAGTTATTCGCCAAAGAAAAAGAAATGACCGAATTGTACACGGAGTACGCGAATACCCTGGAAGACAAATATTTGGACCGGGCCGGGCGCTTGCAAGAACAATTGGATGCCCGTGATTTTTACAATATTGAAACTGAAATCGAACGCGTCATTAGCGGGTTGGGTTTGAATTCAATTGGGCGTGATCACATTATTAGTGAAATGTCAGGTGGGCAACGTTCTAAAATTATTTTAGCGAAGCTGTTGCTAGAAAATGATGACGTCATTATTCTGGATGAACCAACGAACTACTTGGATACGAGTCACATCGAGTGGTTAATTGATTACCTCCAAAATTTCGAAGGCGCTGCGATTGTAATTTCCCATGACTATGACTTCTTAGAACAAGTTACTAATTCAATTGCGGATGTTGGTTTAGGAAAAATCACCAAGTACCGTGGGAGTTTCCAACAAGCCATGCGACAAAAAGAAGAACGTAAAGTTTCACAACAACGCGCATTTGAACAACAACAAGTGGTAATTGAAAAAGCCCAAAAGTTCATTTCAAAAAACAAAGCAGGTTCAAAATCAAACCAAGCCAAGTCACGTGAAAAAATGTTGGATAAACTTGAACGGGTAACGCCGCCGGACGATAACATGCGAGCTTCGTTTGATTTCCCATACCTCGATACAGGTTCACAGAATGCCCTTGCAGTTAATGAAATCTCCGTGGGTTATGTGACCCCATTGCTTTCACCAGTAACATTTACGATGACTCATGGTGAAAAAGTCGTGTTCAAGGGTTTTAACGGGGTTGGTAAATCAACGTTAATCAAGTCAATTCTGGGGGTTATTCCAGCTTTGTCAGGGGATGCCGAATTTTCACCATCGGCCCACGTTAATTACTTTGATCAGGATTTGGAATGGGATGACGATAGCATGACACCGCTAGAAGTAATGCGTGATGCGTTCCCATTACTGGAACCAAAGACAATTCGGACACGCCTTGGGGCAGCCGGGATTAATGCGGCCAATGCGATGAAGGAAATGCGGCTCTTATCTGGTGGTGAACAAACTAAGGTTAAGATTGCGTTGATGGAACTGACACCAGCTAATTTCTTGATTTTAGATGAACCAACGAACCACTTGGATGACGAAACCAAGGACGGCTTGAAGAAGGCATTGAAAAAATTCCCAGGCAACCTAATTTTAGTTTCGCACGAGGAATCCTTCTACAAAGACTGGATCACCAAGGAGCTCAACGTAGAAAGCCTAT